AAAGTTCAAAGAaaaacgttcaaacctatgaacAATGTACAATTTTCTAAAGCGaggctttatatatatatataatgattacAAGCTTGCAATTGACTTGAAAGTTATCTTCGACAAATAAGGTTTCCGTTTCCGTACCTGAggaattgtaaaaaaatcattttgtattATAACTTATTAACGCCACTAGCGTTTAATTAAAGTTTCATTTTTAAGAACgctgtttttttaaaaaaatctctttttttaaatagtaacTAGccttaataattttattatacgaCAAAGTGCCTTAACTTTGACAGTACATTTACCTGTGAGAATATAGCTGAATCCTACTTTCAAATCTACGGGTCCACAGACTGAAAAATCTTTTGGTGTTACCAATGTCGTTTTATCAGCTAATTTATCATACCACTCTTCCTTTCCCTGGAAAAGAAAGATTGGGAAACattcatttacaaatttaaaaaggttATATTGTATTGCAACTTTTACTATTCCTTTCCCTGCTAACCAAAGataattataaacattattataaaaCCGTTTAATGAGTCATATTCCATACCATGTGTCTCACAAATACAAAGTTCATTAAAAAAGAGCGAAAGCCGCAACATGGATATTTAAACTTGTGTTTCAAAGACACACTGACAAGGCAATAACCCAAACAATATCCAATGTCATACGAAATTAtacattgcacaaaatataattcataaaaactAGGGGGTTCATGTTGAGCATTATACACTTATAGAGAGTCTCGAGGAGTTTGAGGACCGATCAAATTCGATGATTAGGTATTCGAATTAATGGAAAAGAGAACTGCATTTTGATAACGACTATTAAGTCATATTTGTCCtcatttgtaaaatttcaatatttcatcaaattttattttttggtttttttattcgTATTAAATAAACTTGTGAAAgcatataaattttatttccatttttttagaATTCTGCTGCCACTGCGAGGCAAACAAAGACAAGGAGGTTGCTAAGTTATTATTCGACATTTGTCCTTATCCAAATTCTTTGCACTATTATTTGGTATGTGAGGTTTTCGGCAggaaaattaaattgtaatactaaaatatcatactttttttaaaagagcaaGTGGATAAGAACAGTCTTTACATAACTACTTAAAAACAgtacaaacaataacaaatcaACTTCTATTCCAACCAAAACCCCACTTTTATAATTAAGAAAACTATGTGACGATGACAATATttccataaatatatatttagtactTACTTTATAGAACTTTTTCGCGGATATTTGGTAATTTCTGTCGTAAGCATTTTCTGAGTATGATTCTATTTTAGCCTCAACGACTGAAATAGATTGAAAGGttatatttattcatacaaTTGTACCTGTTTAGATCGCAAATAggcaaatatacaaatatatcccATACGACTCGTTAGTTTCTATCAAATATGATAAACCCTCATAAAACTAGTTCAATGTTTCTGCAACTAATTGTGCTTTTGACGTGAAATATGTGTCCATATCGCTCAGCCAAACGATGTTTGAACTTTTTTTGGCTTAATGAATGTCTATTTCATTGAACCATACAAAGAGTTTTTGACTGTTTAcgttgaataatccgcgaagcgaaTAAGGTAAAATGTGAAgtcaaaaatcatttttttaatttaataaattcaaaatcgGTTATTGCCATTcatcataaataaatttctataacAAATGAGGCTCAAAGAACTTgtgatattatttatattaataataacaACTTATACACATGTTTGCGTATGAATATACAACGTCAGAGTGTGCGTGTCGACATAAAAATAGACAACATTGAAAAAGACAGTTATACTTTTAACTTATCAGAGGAGAgtcaatatacaaaatttatttacatcTAAATGTTAACCATATTTTAATTGGAAGTTAACAATATGTgacatattttaaacatgtcTACGTGATACCAATAATAATGTTGTGAACTATTAAAAGATAGTATAAGCCGTGTTAAGTTGTTCAACGTTTCGGATTTCTATGCTCTTCAGCTTCTCATTGATTCGAccttttaattgattttaatcTAGTCACTCTAATAAGTGTAATGTCGACTTACTCCACGTCTAACgttgatttcaaattttattgcatttgtctacgttttatcaaaaaaagtatacatgttttgttttaataacctcatcatagataccagaccATACGCTCTTTAATACAAACTGTAATCcttgtatatatgatgagtttagtCGTCTACAAAAGGATCATAAGTAACGCTTGAAAAGAACGAAAGTTGAAAAGGACATGTAGTAGATCATTGAGAAACCAACAAATCCTTATATTTTGCCAAATGCAACTAAGGTCTTCTTTTCCTGAAGTAGAAACGCCTAAGTATTAAGGTGGTAATCTTTTCggtagtttttatattttatattttataatttacttttaCGACGTATGCTAAAGACAAACAAAGGCAGTGTTGTTTACACGCAACACAGGTTAAATTACCCTACAATGTGTGACTATGTAGGTTAGGATATCTAATTTATGTATTTacgaattgaatgcttctttttgtaacttcattggggtgtaaaagcgttgaccgaagtaaaTTTTggcgcttcatactaaaaatgtgcgcacagTCAACCCTTtcacaaccctatgaagttacaaaaagaagcattcaatacttataattacattttttttagcaatgatcatgaaaacacgaattttattattgttttatttgattcacatgtgcactttattgtgggaccacgtgttatccttaatgaaaagttttattgagtaatgcaattgcttacgaaATACCACGTGATGTGCAGTAAGCCAACCAGAATGGAGTATcataatgaaaaatacatttaatgtaattattggtcgctgatatttgttttttatgtaaacGAATCATTTGTTTGAGGTTTATAGGGTATGTTGTACATTGTATAATACTTGTTATTTTTGCAAGTCGTTTTTGCTATCGATGAACTTAATGACAGAATACATGCACATTAAACATTATTGAAATTCCAATGTCTATTAAAGAAATTGGAATCTTATATTAATACTGAACGTATGCAATTGTAacgctgattatgcggtattaGTTATGTTACATGTTGAACGCCGTTCATTGACTCATAGTTGTTATCTGCGATGTCAATTGTTGGTGCCTTGTGAAGAATGATTTCATTGACAATCGCACCACATATACCTATTTTAATACTCAACAATTTGTGTTGTTTTCAGCTTCAATTTTTAACATGCTATCTTGGCTGAAGGGACATATGCATGATTTGTTACTCTTTgtgccatttggtctcttgttgagagttgtcttgttggcaatcatatcacatcttctttggTTTGTCTACCCATTTCGGTTCTTCGTCATTATCAggataataattaaaattaattcagaagaaaacattgaattgaaaaatgaaaataagaaattaacaaaacaaacaaaatttgtaataaGAGATAAACGAGTCTAAACGGTTTGTGATGCCATGGATACAGGATGAATTTTATAGCGTACAAGCATTGTAGTCATCGACGAAGTTGATACTTATTGTCAAGCTTGAATATACTACAATTTGAGTTTTGAACCATTTAATATGCTTTCGATACCATAAGATGATATAGCGTAAACCAACTTATTGCacgatacaataaaaaaaagtatagcgACATTTCGTcgttaacaaaatcaaaatatcacgAGATATTAATTAGAtaatttaaatagttaaaaatatgtAAGGGTTCGTGTAACTGGAAGTTTTTGCGAGATGATTCTGAAAACGTTTAACACGGTAAAGATGACTTATAATAAACAATGAaagcaaattttataaatcatatgATGAAGTTACTGAAAAAAGTTGTGACTTATAATTATAGGACGGATACACTTTCGGACGGACATAGAGAGGTAAAACAGTCTATCCCGACATTATTTAAGCGGGGGTAAATTATgcatataatttttattgtttcaatCAATACTGTCTTACCTATATGGCTGTTACAAACATTGCGCTGTGTGGATTTTGATCCACACCAACACGATTGCTCTGATATTGCAAAAcaacacatcaacaaaaaacTTGCATACATCATTGTTCTCATTGTGTAAATATCGACGTGGAGGATCTGGAAAACAAAACCTTCCTGTGTTGaatattgacttttgaaatCAGTTGATATAGAAGCATCAGATGCGAAAATAATTCCAGGAATATCCAGTTGATcttgtcaaatttattttaaaaagcttaacAAAAAATCATAGAAACAATCATCAATCAAATAAACTagagataaaaagaaaataaatttaattaaaagatatgtaaatgcattttatgttatttaaacaGATAGTGTAGATATAAATGTCGATGTTTTTAACagtttataatgaaatcaaTTGTTACATATTATCGTAgtatatttatcttattttttactTTGATCAAGCATAATACAAAAgattaatgaaattaataaataatttcataatataaaattgatgCATTTACTAACGATCAAATTACAAATGCATTGGACATTTAGGCATGTCAAATAGACGACCAAACTTTGCatagacaaaaatataaacaaagataaaGAATCTTAATCAATCTAACCTGAAATAACCAAGGAGGGAAGGAAAGGATTTGTAATAATGTATacgcataaaaattaaatttgtaatttaaaaaatcgcATTAAAATACGCTTTTTGTGAACGTTTGAGAATAACTAACAATATTGTTGCCTTTGTTTATAATACTGGGTTCTTCATTTTCGGCAGATAATCAAGAAgttttaaagttataatattgttttgacaattttacaattaaaaatagatttatggtattcaaattttcaatttcttattCAATGGTAAAATGATAGTTAATATGGTTAAGTTTAAAGTATTgtgtttacaattaaaataaaagttatggtattcaaataattttcaattgtttaatcAATGGTTAGTATAGTAACGTTTAAAGTAAAAACTGTATTAATCATACACTTAAACTGCATGTACATGAAAGACTTACCAAACAGTTGAACTTGACTGGTTTGTAATAATTGCATAAAAAAAGCAGTTTTATACATAAGGTTAATATACACCAATGAACACCAATGAACGGAAATATTGGTAATCTATCAGCGAACAATATAACAAGTCTATACATTTGTGCATTGTTAAAATCATCACACAACACCACAGACACAagctgtttttatttttcgtcaTTCAaatccaaattttgaattaatattaatattacttttttttcaattttctgtcCTTATAGTGTTCTGAATATTTTTATcgcataaaattgaaatatctattGAACATTTCCGTGTTactaatatataataatacatcagcatacatgtataactacTGTGGAATGCGTAActataatttaatacatttgattatcaacaaaaatatactaCTATAAAAGAATGATTATGTAAGTCGTTTGTACATTgtcatataaaataattgacACATCTGTTACCCATCttaatgaaagaaaataaatcagtTATAAAGGTGCAATCACGATATGCATATCATGCTTCGGTAATTTCAATTATAAGAAAAGTCATTGACCTGTGTTATGTTATGAAGTTTGtctcatttttaaataaaaatatatgactgGTATGTATCGGtaacagaaatattttataacaacaaaagACATGATCTTCAACATCATGGAAATATATCAAGCAATTTATAACCCGGAATCTACATCAATAAAATGAGACTTAAAGCAAGACAGGTCTTTAACAGTATACTTCATGTACAAGTATCTACCAAATATGTCAAGCAATTTATTACCAATAAtctagataaataaaatgaggcTTAAAACAACTCACgatatttatcaatatacagTATGTACAATGCACAAGATTCTACgcaatatatcaaaattgtatCATAATTATGTAAtctagataaataaaatgaggctaaaagtaatatataataataagcaATATACAAAGTTTACAAGTGTTAACTATGTCAAAAAATATATCACCCGTAATCTAGATAAATAAAATCAGGCCGAAAGCAACACAATGTTGAACTTTGTGAAATTTTTCATATAGTTTGCAAGTTTTGCAATGTTGGTCAAACTTGTAAGCAGGGAACCAACACGTGTATAGTACACATCGTATACTATATTGACTGACTTCATATAGGAATTTCCTAGGAAGAAACATAATAGAAGTTTAAGAAGAAGTTAGCAATAACCTAGGTAGATAacttccaaaaatatcttaatgaaCTGTTGCACAAGAAGTCAACTGTTTTACTTTTACCTGTCGTAGAAATCGACAGGATAAAGAGTCTAATACTTTGCTTACTTTTGAAACTTGATATAAATAGCATTAGCAGTGCAATCTTCATCATTATTATACTTATacgtgttttgtttaaataaaaaaaaacaaggacactagtttatttttttaaagttgtctgTTGATATGATGTACTTCAGTCATGttacgatattggagatctagaGCTTTTAAAATCACCATAGACACATCGGAATGACACAGGACCCAAGAAAAGCTATGGTACCCTGTGAAAGTAAATGTCACCCAATGCATACATTAACGATGAAACTTAACTTttgcatcaatatttaatgttatttgaattgtaaataacACCATTACATGTAGCAATCATTGTCTTTTGATAAAGTTTTCTAAtgcatattattaaaaaatatacctatatgctccaaatactcatatggtccggcccgtttaAAACCTAAcgagtatatactcatatggtccgactaTACGCGTACAGTCGGATCAAACGCTTAcagtcggaccatacgcgtacagTCGggccatacgcgtatggtcggaccatattaGTATAcacatatggtcatgaccatacgcgtatggtccaaatactcatatggtccggaacatttaCATTGAGTCATAGATAAcatttattcgttcagtgtattttcattagtttttttaatatgtcattttattaaGTAAAggacctgtcccaagtcaggagcctctggcctttgttagtcttgttttattttaattttagtttcttgtgtacaatttggaaattagtatgtcgttcattatcactgaactagtatatatttgtttaggggccagctgaaggacgcttccggttgcgggaatttctcgctacattgaagacctgttagtgaccttctgccgttgtttttttatttggtcgggttgttgtctctttgacacattcccaatttccattctcaattttatactataTTCATATATCAATTCACAAATgctattttgatattaattcaTTGAGTCatagttattttgaaaatcgCTTTTCCCATTCTCACACTTTACCTTTTCATTAAAGAAACATCACTATTCACTTCAATCTGAGTTTGActgtttaattctttttatttgagtGTAACTGAAGAGCGGTCTATAGACGAACTCGCGTCAGTGATGAATTTTCTGTTTACGAAACTCACATTACAATTTTAAGCATTTATATCTTCGATGTGGTTATTTTCCAGTTTGGAATATGCCAtaactattttcttttctttcatcgATATTGAAAATGTTGAATAACTGATAAATTGTACAGAATTGGAATCAAAATGGTGAATTTTGAAGTAGAAATAtaggaaaaaaacatttcataagtaaatatagtaaaaaaattaCAGCAATGATAATCGAAAAACATTTCAGGAATGAGAATCGCAAAGAATAATTCGggaatgaatataaaaaaagtggcatttttgtttgtttaaaaatagtttcttaTATCTGGTTGAACTAAAAAGGAACATAGACCAGACCTTTAATCAATCTTAATGTTCATTTGTATATGAGATGCATAGTAGGTTTTGAATTGAATTATATATACTAAAGTCCTTGAACTAGCAGGATAGGTTGAATAGAAGCCAACAGATTTTTTCTCATAAGTTAGTGTAATTCAAATTCAGCATATCGGTTTTTGACTACAGATGTATATGTAGCACGACTTTCATATAACCGTTGAATATTTGGGCTTTTGCTTTGTATTACGACCTGACTTTATTATCATATTCGGAATGAGTATTTTCGTCTTCTTTTTTGCCTTCATCAAAA
The nucleotide sequence above comes from Mytilus trossulus isolate FHL-02 chromosome 5, PNRI_Mtr1.1.1.hap1, whole genome shotgun sequence. Encoded proteins:
- the LOC134719672 gene encoding metalloproteinase inhibitor 2-like, producing the protein MRTMMYASFLLMCCFAISEQSCWCGSKSTQRNVCNSHIVVEAKIESYSENAYDRNYQISAKKFYKGKEEWYDKLADKTTLVTPKDFSVCGPVDLKVGFSYILTVYVTRGKMHNTHCDLQVEASKATNTLLEGLDGKYLKNCDCKIPHEMDEPQVFRSPNLCEHFHCGNRDILCARDVNGHCNWQPC